In the Pogoniulus pusillus isolate bPogPus1 chromosome 4, bPogPus1.pri, whole genome shotgun sequence genome, one interval contains:
- the LOC135175152 gene encoding calmodulin, striated muscle, whose protein sequence is MAERLSEEQIAEFKEAFSLFDRDGDGCITTKELGTVMRSLGQNPTEAELRGMVGELDADGSGTVDFPEFLSLMARKMRDTDSEEEIREAFRVFDKDGNGYISAAELRHVMTNLGEKLTDEEVDEMIKEADGDSDGQVNYEEFVRIMTEK, encoded by the coding sequence ATGGCCGAGCGCCTGTCGGAGGAGCAGATCGCGGAGTTCAAGGAGGCTTTCTCCCTCTTCGACCGGGACGGAGATGGTTGCATCACCACCAAGGAGCTGGGCACCGTCATGCGCTCCCTGGGCCAAAACCCCACCGAGGCGGAGCTGCGGGGCATGGTGGGGGAGCTGGACGCCGACGGCAGCGGCACCGTCGACTTCCCCGAGTTCCTCTCGCTGATGGCGAGGAAGATGAGGGACACGGACAGCGAGGAGGAGATCCGCGAGGCCTTCCGCGTCTTCGACAAGGACGGCAACGGCTACATCAGCGCGGCGGAGCTGCGGCACGTCATGACCAACCTGGGCGAGAAGCTGACGGACGAGGAGGTGGACGAGATGATCAAAGAGGCCGACGGCGACAGCGACGGCCAGGTCAACTACGAGGAGTTCGTCAGGATCATGACGGAGAAGTGA